TAAAATAGCTCTACAGGCTGGACAGACCTTAATTGCCGAAAACAAGGTGCAGGAACTAAAGGAGAAATACGAAGATCTGAAAGAGCTTCCACACTGCAATCATTTTATTGGACACTTGCAAACCAATAAAATCAAAGAAATCCTTAAATATAATGTTTCCTGTGTACATTCTATAGATCGCTTCGATTTAGCTCAAAAGCTCCACCAGCGACTCACAGCTGAAAATAAAACAATAGATATACTCATTCAAGTAAACACATCTTACGAGGAGAGTAAATATGGTGTTGCTCCGGATCAGGTCATTGATCTTGTCAGACAGATTTCGGTTTTCCATACCTTACACATAAAAGGGCTGATGACGATTGGCCTCCTGAGTGCCGAAGCTGAACAAGTACGTAGGTGTTTCCAGTTGCTCAAACAGATTCAACAACAAATCATTATGCTCGATATTCCGAATGTATCGATGCAAGAATTATCCATGGGAATGAGTGGGGATCTGGAAATAGCAATTGCCGAAGGCGCTACTATTGTACGAGTAGGAACAGCGATATTCGGACAACGAAATACCCCCGATAGTTATTATTGGAACGAGAATTTGATTTAAAAATATAGCTTATGAATGTGCATTTTATACAGCATGAGGATTTTGAAGCTCCAGGAGCCTATTTGCAATGGGCACTAGCACGACACCATAAAACGAGTTTCTCTA
The window above is part of the Sphingobacterium sp. ML3W genome. Proteins encoded here:
- a CDS encoding YggS family pyridoxal phosphate-dependent enzyme, whose translation is MNSTIIDNINAVRRRIKESCQNNGRDPQEVKLLLATKTVTAERIKIALQAGQTLIAENKVQELKEKYEDLKELPHCNHFIGHLQTNKIKEILKYNVSCVHSIDRFDLAQKLHQRLTAENKTIDILIQVNTSYEESKYGVAPDQVIDLVRQISVFHTLHIKGLMTIGLLSAEAEQVRRCFQLLKQIQQQIIMLDIPNVSMQELSMGMSGDLEIAIAEGATIVRVGTAIFGQRNTPDSYYWNENLI